In one Roseburia intestinalis L1-82 genomic region, the following are encoded:
- a CDS encoding NADP-dependent isocitrate dehydrogenase yields the protein MEKIKMTTPLVEMDGDEMTRILWKMIKDELLLPFIDLKTEYYDLGLEHRNETNDQVTVDSANATKKYGVAVKCATITPNAARMTEYNLKEMWKSPNGTIRAMLDGTVFRAPIVVKGIEPCVKNWKKPITIARHAYGDVYKASEMKIPGAGKCELVYTAEDGTETRELIHNFTGAGVVQGQHNLCNSIESFAKSCFNYALDTKQDLWFATKDTISKKYDHTFKDIFQEIFDAEYKEKFEKAGITYFYTLIDDAVARVMKSEGGYIWACKNYDGDVMSDMVSSAFGSLAMMTSVLVSPDGYYEYEAAHGTVQRHYYKHLKGEETSTNSVATIFAWTGALKKRGELDSNAALSDFAEKLEKACIKTIEDGKMTKDLALITTNPNPVVLNSEDFIKAIRTTLEESLK from the coding sequence ATGGAAAAAATCAAAATGACAACCCCACTGGTAGAGATGGACGGAGATGAGATGACAAGAATCCTCTGGAAAATGATCAAAGATGAGTTACTTCTTCCGTTTATTGATTTAAAGACAGAGTATTATGATCTTGGATTAGAGCATCGCAATGAAACAAATGACCAGGTAACCGTTGATTCTGCCAATGCCACAAAAAAATACGGTGTTGCTGTAAAATGTGCAACGATTACACCAAATGCAGCGCGTATGACTGAATACAACCTAAAAGAAATGTGGAAGAGTCCGAATGGTACGATCCGTGCCATGTTAGACGGTACGGTATTCCGTGCACCGATCGTTGTAAAAGGCATTGAGCCATGTGTCAAAAACTGGAAAAAGCCCATCACGATTGCACGTCATGCCTATGGTGATGTATACAAAGCATCCGAGATGAAGATTCCGGGAGCAGGTAAATGTGAGCTGGTTTATACTGCAGAGGACGGCACAGAAACAAGAGAACTGATTCATAACTTTACCGGAGCAGGTGTCGTTCAGGGACAGCACAACCTTTGCAATTCGATTGAAAGTTTTGCAAAGAGCTGCTTTAACTATGCACTTGATACAAAACAGGATCTGTGGTTTGCAACCAAAGACACGATCTCCAAAAAATACGATCACACATTTAAAGATATTTTCCAGGAGATCTTTGATGCAGAATACAAAGAAAAATTCGAAAAAGCAGGCATTACTTATTTCTATACTTTAATTGATGACGCGGTTGCCCGTGTGATGAAATCTGAAGGCGGTTATATCTGGGCATGTAAAAACTATGACGGAGATGTCATGAGTGATATGGTTTCAAGTGCATTTGGTTCGCTTGCCATGATGACTTCCGTGCTGGTTTCTCCGGATGGCTATTATGAGTATGAGGCTGCACACGGAACGGTACAGCGTCATTATTACAAACACTTAAAAGGTGAGGAAACATCCACGAACTCTGTTGCAACCATTTTTGCATGGACGGGAGCACTTAAGAAACGCGGAGAGCTTGATTCGAATGCTGCATTGTCCGATTTTGCAGAAAAACTCGAAAAGGCTTGTATTAAGACCATTGAAGATGGTAAAATGACAAAAGACCTTGCGCTGATTACTACGAATCCGAATCCGGTCGTATTAAACAGCGAAGATTTTATCAAGGCAATCAGAACGACGTTAGAGGAAAGTTTAAAATGA
- a CDS encoding beta/alpha barrel domain-containing protein: protein MREVVMNKKTNLLQLEEHFYQLADVKEPNVFHNLFPYDEIPKIAFNDRIVPHNMPENIWITDTTFRDGQQSRAPYTTEQIVTIYDYLHRLGGPKGLIRQSEFFLYSKKDRDAVYKCLERGYKFPEVTSWIRASKQDFQLVKDIGLRETGILVSCSDYHIFYKMKMTRREVMNLYLSVIRECLETGISPRCHLEDITRSDIYGFVIPFCVELMKLMDEYKIPIKIRACDTMGYGVNFPGAVIPRSVPGIIYGLTTHAGVPSELIEWHGHNDFYKAVNNSTTAWLYGASGVNCSLFGIGERTGNTPLEAMVFEYAQLKGTLDGMDTTVITELAEYFEKELGYVQPSRTPFVGSNFNVTRAGIHADGLLKNEEIYNIFDTGKFLNRPPLVSVSNTSGLAGIALWINSYYHLPKDKSVDKNSELVKKVKVWVDKQYEDGRVTVLTDKELVEEIEKCCKELNVTIGA from the coding sequence ATGAGAGAAGTTGTAATGAATAAGAAAACGAATCTGCTGCAGCTTGAAGAGCATTTTTATCAGTTGGCAGATGTAAAGGAACCAAATGTATTCCACAATCTGTTTCCGTATGATGAGATCCCGAAGATCGCATTCAACGATCGAATTGTTCCGCATAATATGCCGGAAAATATCTGGATCACAGATACGACATTTCGTGACGGTCAGCAGTCAAGGGCACCGTATACCACAGAGCAGATCGTGACGATCTACGATTATCTGCACCGCCTGGGCGGCCCAAAAGGTCTGATCCGCCAGAGTGAATTCTTTTTATATAGTAAAAAAGACAGAGATGCTGTTTACAAATGCCTGGAACGTGGTTATAAATTTCCGGAAGTTACCAGCTGGATCCGTGCAAGCAAACAGGATTTCCAGTTAGTAAAAGATATCGGTCTGCGTGAAACAGGTATTCTGGTAAGCTGCTCTGACTACCATATTTTCTATAAGATGAAAATGACAAGAAGAGAGGTTATGAATCTTTACTTAAGTGTCATCCGTGAGTGCTTAGAGACAGGTATCAGTCCACGTTGCCACTTGGAAGATATCACAAGATCTGATATTTACGGCTTTGTCATCCCGTTCTGTGTAGAACTTATGAAACTGATGGATGAATATAAGATCCCGATCAAGATCCGTGCCTGCGATACTATGGGTTATGGCGTTAACTTCCCGGGTGCCGTGATCCCGCGAAGCGTGCCGGGTATCATCTACGGTCTGACCACACATGCAGGTGTGCCTTCTGAACTGATCGAGTGGCATGGACACAACGATTTCTACAAGGCAGTTAACAACTCCACGACCGCATGGCTTTACGGTGCAAGCGGAGTCAACTGTTCCCTGTTTGGAATCGGAGAGCGTACCGGTAACACACCGCTTGAGGCAATGGTATTTGAATATGCACAGTTGAAGGGAACACTCGATGGCATGGACACTACCGTGATCACAGAACTGGCAGAGTATTTTGAGAAAGAATTAGGCTATGTACAGCCGAGCCGTACCCCGTTTGTCGGCAGCAACTTCAATGTCACAAGAGCCGGGATCCATGCGGACGGACTTCTCAAAAATGAGGAGATTTACAATATTTTTGATACTGGAAAATTTTTAAACAGACCACCATTAGTATCTGTTTCCAACACATCCGGTCTTGCCGGAATCGCTCTCTGGATCAACTCTTATTACCATCTTCCGAAAGATAAGAGCGTAGACAAAAACTCAGAGCTTGTGAAAAAAGTAAAAGTATGGGTAGATAAACAGTACGAGGATGGACGTGTTACGGTATTGACCGATAAAGAATTAGTGGAAGAAATTGAAAAATGCTGCAAGGAATTAAATGTAACAATAGGAGCATGA
- a CDS encoding NAD(P)H-hydrate dehydratase has product MKYLVDSREMQKYDANTISHFKVPGLLLMERAAIAFVEELHRQNVDLTEVLIVCGSGNNGGDGLAIARLLFLEGHAVTVVYAGNKEHCSESNRVQQDILNAYGISIYMDIPEKIRPTLVIDAIFGVGLSRDVTGEYADMLCRMNELSGEKAAVDIASGISADTGAILGTAFRADLTITFAFEKLGSILWPGNEYAGRIIVCDIGITKESWLGEPPAVMALEEKDFSILPKRKSHSNKGSYGKLLLIAGSVNMAGAAVLSAKAAYATGCGLVRVLTPEENRAILQCSVPEAVLTTYDKTLVPEEPVLREILDWADAIVIGPGLGKEKTSAQILNFVLEYGTSHENKAFLFDADALNLVAEQKNTGVQGADRWKNFKNTAVITPHLGEMSRLTRKTVGEIQKNLLQTAADFADENQVICVLKDEHTVTALPDHKRYLNLSGNPGMATAGSGDVLSGLIGALMAQKLTSYQAAPLGVYLHGLAGDIMVQTTGLQGLTASDLITGIKKVLNIYTQQ; this is encoded by the coding sequence ATGAAATATCTTGTAGACAGCCGGGAAATGCAAAAATATGATGCAAATACCATTTCACATTTTAAGGTGCCGGGACTTCTCTTGATGGAGCGCGCTGCAATAGCATTTGTGGAAGAGCTGCATAGACAAAATGTGGATCTTACGGAAGTACTCATTGTGTGTGGCAGTGGAAATAACGGTGGAGATGGTCTTGCGATCGCACGCCTTTTATTTTTGGAAGGACATGCTGTCACGGTCGTTTATGCCGGAAATAAAGAGCACTGTTCGGAGTCAAACAGGGTACAGCAGGATATTTTAAATGCATACGGTATTTCTATATACATGGATATCCCGGAAAAGATCAGACCTACTCTTGTAATAGACGCAATATTTGGTGTGGGACTCTCAAGAGATGTGACCGGTGAATATGCAGATATGCTGTGCCGGATGAATGAACTTTCCGGGGAAAAAGCGGCGGTAGACATTGCATCCGGGATCTCTGCGGACACGGGAGCCATTTTAGGCACAGCGTTTCGTGCAGATCTTACGATCACATTTGCATTTGAAAAATTAGGCAGTATCCTCTGGCCGGGAAATGAGTATGCCGGCAGGATCATTGTATGTGATATTGGCATCACGAAAGAAAGCTGGCTGGGTGAACCGCCGGCCGTGATGGCACTTGAAGAAAAAGATTTTTCGATACTGCCAAAAAGAAAAAGCCATTCTAATAAGGGCAGTTATGGAAAACTCTTGCTGATCGCCGGAAGTGTCAATATGGCAGGGGCGGCAGTTTTGTCTGCGAAAGCAGCTTATGCCACAGGGTGTGGTCTGGTGCGTGTGCTGACTCCGGAGGAAAACAGAGCTATTTTACAGTGCAGTGTTCCGGAGGCGGTTCTTACTACTTACGATAAAACTTTAGTACCGGAAGAACCGGTTCTGAGGGAGATCCTTGACTGGGCAGATGCCATTGTGATCGGTCCCGGACTAGGAAAAGAAAAAACTTCTGCACAGATATTAAATTTTGTGTTAGAATATGGAACGTCACATGAGAATAAAGCATTTCTTTTTGATGCTGATGCATTAAATCTGGTGGCAGAGCAGAAAAACACCGGAGTGCAGGGGGCAGATAGATGGAAAAATTTTAAGAATACTGCCGTGATTACACCGCATCTTGGAGAGATGAGCAGGCTTACCAGAAAAACAGTTGGAGAAATCCAGAAGAATCTGTTGCAGACAGCTGCAGATTTTGCAGATGAAAATCAGGTTATTTGCGTCCTGAAAGATGAACATACAGTGACCGCACTGCCGGATCATAAAAGGTATCTGAATCTTTCCGGTAATCCGGGAATGGCAACTGCAGGAAGCGGGGATGTACTAAGCGGTTTGATCGGTGCACTTATGGCACAGAAACTGACATCATATCAGGCGGCACCTCTTGGAGTATACCTTCACGGTTTGGCAGGTGATATCATGGTACAGACGACAGGTTTACAGGGCCTTACAGCCTCGGATCTGATCACCGGGATCAAAAAGGTACTAAATATTTACACACAACAGTAA
- a CDS encoding ABC-F family ATP-binding cassette domain-containing protein: MILSCQSISKSFGTDEILKDVSFHIEANEKAAIVGINGAGKSTLLKIIMGEETSDAGEVILAKDKTIGYLAQYQDVSGHRTIYDEVLYARTDILEMEQKLRDMESEMNSRTGEELEKLMDIYHRQSHEFELQGGYAYRSEATGILKGLGFSDEDLSKQMSELSGGQKTRVSLGKLLVTKPDVLLLDEPTNHLDMESIRWLENFLRAYKGAVVIVAHDRYFLDRVVTKVVEIFQHKAYVYQGNYSDFAKKKAKVREDLLKQYYNQQREIRHQEEVITKLKSFNREKSIKRAESREKMLDKIERIEKPVEDNTDIKIVLEPNVVSGNDVLTVSNLAKSYPPVTLFSDISFEIKRGERVALIGNNGTGKTTILKIINNLIPADGGTVTLGSNVHIGYYDQEHQLLHMEKTIFEEISDAYPGLNNTKIRNVLAAFLFTNDDVFKHISDLSGGERGRVSLAKLMLSDANFLILDEPTNHLDITSKEILESALNQYTGTVFFVSHDRYFINQTATRILELTGETVVNYIGNYDYYLEKHDIMTQLYVKPQEISDIQAGKQDDAVNKLDWQAQKAEQARIRKIENSLKKIEDEIAALEEEISAIDEECAKPENAVNSAKLNELAARQQECRERLETCYETWEDLSMQLDGAKDS; encoded by the coding sequence ATGATTTTGTCATGTCAGAGTATCTCAAAGTCTTTTGGAACAGATGAGATATTAAAAGATGTAAGTTTTCATATTGAAGCAAATGAAAAAGCAGCGATTGTCGGCATCAATGGTGCCGGCAAGTCTACGCTGCTTAAAATTATTATGGGCGAAGAAACGTCCGATGCCGGTGAAGTGATTCTTGCAAAGGATAAGACAATCGGCTACTTAGCACAGTATCAGGATGTATCCGGCCATAGAACCATCTATGATGAGGTTCTTTATGCAAGAACCGATATTCTGGAAATGGAACAGAAACTTCGTGATATGGAGTCTGAGATGAACAGCCGTACCGGTGAAGAATTAGAAAAGCTGATGGATATTTATCACCGCCAGAGCCATGAATTTGAACTGCAGGGCGGATATGCATACCGCAGTGAAGCGACCGGTATTTTAAAAGGACTTGGTTTTTCAGATGAAGATTTGAGCAAACAGATGAGCGAGTTATCCGGAGGACAGAAAACAAGAGTTTCCCTTGGCAAACTTTTAGTCACAAAGCCGGATGTACTGCTTTTAGATGAGCCGACGAACCATCTGGATATGGAGTCGATCCGCTGGCTTGAGAATTTTCTGCGGGCTTACAAAGGGGCTGTTGTGATCGTAGCACATGACCGTTATTTTCTGGATCGTGTTGTCACAAAAGTTGTAGAGATTTTCCAGCATAAAGCGTATGTATATCAGGGAAATTATTCGGATTTTGCAAAGAAAAAAGCAAAAGTTCGTGAAGATCTGTTAAAACAGTATTACAACCAGCAGCGTGAGATCAGACACCAGGAAGAAGTTATTACAAAATTAAAATCATTCAACCGCGAAAAATCTATCAAGCGTGCGGAAAGCCGTGAGAAAATGTTAGATAAGATTGAACGCATTGAAAAGCCGGTTGAGGATAATACGGATATTAAGATCGTGTTAGAGCCAAATGTGGTCAGCGGAAATGACGTCCTTACCGTGTCAAATCTTGCAAAATCCTATCCGCCGGTCACATTGTTTTCGGATATTTCATTTGAGATCAAACGTGGGGAACGGGTGGCGCTGATCGGTAACAATGGAACTGGTAAAACGACCATACTAAAGATCATCAATAATCTGATTCCGGCAGATGGCGGTACCGTGACACTTGGTTCGAATGTGCATATCGGATATTACGATCAGGAACATCAGCTTTTACATATGGAAAAGACGATTTTTGAGGAAATCTCAGATGCCTATCCGGGGCTGAATAATACGAAGATCCGCAATGTGTTAGCAGCATTTTTGTTTACAAATGATGATGTGTTTAAGCACATTTCAGATTTGAGCGGTGGAGAGAGAGGACGTGTTTCCTTAGCAAAATTAATGCTTTCCGATGCGAATTTTCTGATCCTTGATGAGCCGACGAACCATTTGGATATTACATCCAAAGAAATTTTGGAATCTGCGTTAAACCAGTATACCGGAACCGTATTTTTCGTTTCCCATGACCGCTATTTTATCAATCAGACGGCGACGAGGATCCTAGAGCTGACAGGTGAGACGGTTGTAAATTATATTGGAAACTATGATTATTATCTGGAAAAACACGATATCATGACGCAACTGTATGTAAAACCACAGGAAATATCGGATATTCAGGCAGGAAAACAGGATGATGCGGTCAATAAACTTGACTGGCAGGCGCAGAAGGCAGAACAGGCAAGGATCCGTAAGATTGAAAACAGTCTGAAAAAAATAGAAGATGAGATTGCAGCATTAGAAGAAGAGATAAGCGCGATCGATGAAGAATGTGCGAAGCCGGAAAATGCAGTCAATTCCGCAAAGTTAAATGAACTTGCTGCACGACAGCAGGAGTGCAGGGAACGCCTTGAAACCTGCTATGAAACGTGGGAAGATCTGTCAATGCAGCTGGATGGAGCTAAAGATAGTTAA
- the alr gene encoding alanine racemase: MNRYSRVHAEIDLDAILHNMDAMRGNIAKDTKIMAVIKADGYGHGAVEIAETIEKLDYLYGYAVATVEEGLILRNHGIQKPILILGYVFPDQYVDMIKAGIRPTVFTREMAEKLSVAAASIGRDCKIHFAIDTGMSRIGYQVTEEAADEMAQLSKLPHIIVEGIFTHFAKADEKDKEPTYQQIKLFRKMIDMLEERGVSIPIHHCSNSAGIVDIPEANMDMVRAGITLYGMWPSEDVDKTAISLKPALSLVTHVAYVKELPAGRAISYGGTYVTKEPRMIATIPVGYADGYARGLSNKGAVLIHGRRAPILGRVCMDQFMVDVTDIPDVKNEDEVILIGRDGDECITMEEVGGLSGRFNYEFACDLGKRIPRVYIHGGRIIGTRDHFSE, encoded by the coding sequence ATGAACAGATACAGCAGAGTGCATGCGGAGATCGATCTGGATGCAATTCTTCACAACATGGATGCAATGCGTGGGAACATTGCAAAAGATACAAAAATTATGGCGGTCATCAAGGCTGACGGCTATGGACATGGTGCCGTAGAGATTGCAGAGACGATTGAAAAACTTGATTATCTATACGGTTATGCGGTTGCCACGGTGGAAGAGGGACTGATCCTTCGAAATCACGGGATCCAGAAACCAATCCTGATCTTAGGATATGTGTTCCCGGATCAGTATGTGGATATGATCAAAGCGGGCATCCGTCCGACCGTATTTACCAGAGAGATGGCAGAAAAGCTTTCCGTTGCGGCTGCAAGTATCGGCAGGGACTGCAAGATTCATTTTGCAATTGATACCGGAATGAGCCGGATCGGTTATCAGGTTACGGAAGAAGCTGCGGATGAGATGGCACAGCTTTCAAAACTACCGCATATTATAGTGGAGGGTATTTTTACCCATTTTGCAAAAGCAGATGAAAAAGATAAGGAGCCGACATACCAGCAGATAAAACTTTTCCGTAAAATGATCGACATGTTAGAAGAACGCGGGGTAAGTATCCCGATTCACCACTGCTCAAACAGTGCAGGAATTGTCGATATCCCGGAGGCAAACATGGATATGGTGCGTGCAGGGATTACGCTTTATGGAATGTGGCCGTCTGAGGACGTGGATAAGACGGCAATCAGCTTAAAACCTGCATTATCGCTTGTGACACATGTTGCATATGTAAAAGAGCTTCCGGCTGGCAGGGCAATCAGTTATGGCGGAACTTATGTCACAAAAGAACCGCGTATGATTGCAACGATCCCGGTCGGTTATGCAGACGGCTACGCGAGAGGACTTTCAAACAAAGGAGCTGTTCTGATCCACGGAAGGCGTGCACCGATTCTTGGCCGTGTCTGTATGGATCAGTTTATGGTAGATGTCACAGATATTCCGGATGTTAAAAATGAGGATGAAGTGATACTGATCGGCAGGGATGGTGATGAGTGCATTACCATGGAAGAGGTCGGCGGGTTATCCGGACGTTTTAATTATGAATTCGCCTGTGATCTTGGAAAACGTATACCACGTGTTTATATCCATGGTGGACGGATCATCGGTACGAGAGATCATTTTTCGGAATAA
- a CDS encoding GntR family transcriptional regulator, with translation MGEDNYSLSSRVFHTIRENILSGKYATDEELKEKNIGEELGVSRTPVREALRQLELEGLVTIIPNKGAYVVGISKKDIQDIYEIRSRLEGLCAKWAADKITKEQLDELDENIYLSDFHAAKGNSEQVVELDNRFHEILYNASDSKELKHVLLDFHHYVQRVRKITLADPKRSVQSNQEHRQIVEALKKHDAGLAEKLANEHMMNTIHNMDNYGWDNLFQ, from the coding sequence ATGGGAGAGGATAATTATTCCTTAAGTTCCCGTGTGTTTCATACGATCCGTGAAAATATTTTGTCCGGAAAATATGCGACAGACGAGGAGTTAAAGGAAAAAAATATTGGTGAGGAGTTAGGTGTCAGCCGTACTCCGGTGCGTGAGGCACTCCGCCAGCTTGAACTTGAGGGACTGGTTACCATTATCCCGAATAAAGGTGCTTATGTCGTAGGTATTTCCAAAAAAGATATTCAGGATATCTACGAGATACGGTCGCGTCTGGAGGGACTGTGTGCAAAGTGGGCAGCGGATAAGATCACCAAAGAACAGTTAGATGAACTGGATGAAAATATATATCTGTCGGATTTTCATGCTGCAAAAGGAAATTCGGAACAGGTTGTGGAACTTGACAACCGTTTCCATGAAATTTTATACAATGCTTCCGACAGCAAAGAATTAAAACATGTGCTGCTTGATTTTCATCATTATGTACAACGCGTGCGAAAAATCACACTTGCAGATCCGAAGCGTTCCGTACAGTCAAATCAGGAACACAGACAGATCGTGGAGGCATTAAAGAAGCATGATGCCGGTCTGGCAGAGAAACTGGCGAATGAGCACATGATGAACACCATTCACAATATGGATAATTACGGATGGGACAATTTATTTCAATAG
- a CDS encoding redox-sensing transcriptional repressor Rex produces MQEKEISQAVIRRMPRYYRYLGELLDAGVERISSNDLSKRMNVTASQIRQDLNNFGGFGQQGYGYNVKYLYEEIGKILGLNERHNIIVMGAGNLGQALTNYVKFEKLGFVIIGLFDVNPALDGVTVRGIKIRMLDELESFCEENQVDIAALTMPKEKADAIANRLVGLGIRAIWNFAHVDLELIDKNVVVENVHLSDSLMQLSYNIVRNKKAEENGN; encoded by the coding sequence GTGCAGGAAAAAGAGATATCACAGGCAGTGATCCGAAGGATGCCGCGTTATTACCGTTACCTCGGAGAACTATTAGACGCCGGTGTGGAGCGTATATCATCCAATGATCTGAGCAAACGGATGAATGTGACCGCATCCCAGATCAGACAGGATCTGAATAATTTTGGCGGGTTCGGTCAGCAGGGCTACGGCTATAATGTAAAATATTTATATGAAGAGATCGGTAAGATCTTAGGTTTGAATGAGAGACACAATATTATTGTAATGGGTGCCGGTAACCTTGGTCAGGCACTTACCAATTATGTAAAATTTGAGAAACTTGGCTTTGTTATCATAGGACTTTTTGATGTAAATCCGGCGCTTGACGGAGTGACTGTACGCGGGATCAAAATCCGTATGTTAGATGAATTAGAGAGTTTCTGTGAAGAAAATCAGGTAGATATCGCAGCGCTGACCATGCCGAAGGAAAAGGCAGATGCGATTGCAAACAGGCTGGTCGGACTTGGAATCCGTGCAATCTGGAATTTTGCCCATGTAGATCTTGAATTGATCGACAAAAATGTTGTCGTGGAGAATGTACATCTTTCCGACAGTCTGATGCAGTTGTCTTACAACATTGTCAGAAACAAAAAAGCAGAAGAAAACGGCAACTGA